GTGGAAAGTGAATTATACTGAACCAAGTGCAATGTCAGTAGAAATAGGGAATTAGGGAATATATTGGAGAAGTTTTTTGCTTCTATTATACTCTTATATACAGAGAATGACCGAAATCATTTACCactacttttaaatatattttttggtatagactttttttttttagctcgaaattacattgttaaaagaaacaaataaatacaaaataaaaaaaagatgattgTTTCAGTCTCAGGAGTAGTGAAACTTTGCCAGATTCGCACAGTAAATCAGAGTTCGCATTCCTGTTCCATCCTACACAGCCAGCTGGATGATGCTGCTCGCTCTGTCTTCAAGGAGAACGTCAGACTTAATGAAGCACTGAGCTACCACATGAAAGAAGCAGAGGAACTGAAGAAAATGACAGTGAAACTAGCAGAGGAAAACAGTGACCTTATACAGAAACAGGTACATCTACTCATGGAAATAACAGAATGATGCAAAGATTTTAACTTAAAAGTGCAAAGAGCACGACAATTATTAATTGTCTGGTGTTGTCATGGTATTCCTGTGCTCCCAGTTTCACATGGCAGTCGTACCTCTGTGCAGCCAGGCAGTGAGTTCACTGTTTTGATTGGTTTATCCGTCCTCCTCCATGATTGCATTGCTTTGCACCACTGCAGAATACCTTGAAGCAGTAAAGAgggcaaagaaaaagaaaaaaggaaagaagTGCGCTCTTCGTCATCCGTACTACTCCTTGGTAATCCAATGCACATTTGAAAAGTGATGAGGTTTCTATAATCATAGAGGACAGACAACCCAATACATAAACGTGAATGTGCAAGCTGCTGCCTCCTGTCTTGCTGCAGAGAGGAGTCAGGAACCATTATAACCTCTACTCCGAACTCCTTAATGTCAAACTGTAATCAAAAAAGCCACATTTTGGAAAGCAGTAATTATTACTATTACCATAATGCCTAGAAAGCATGCATTTgtgaaactgaaaaaacaaagaaaaaccttaaaaatacaaactttggAATAAAAACCTTCCTgtgactgaaaaacaaaagtatacAAACAAAACCTGTGCACTGCGTTTCGAGCTGCAGGCTTGACAGTGTTGTGTCTTTCAAGGTAACCAGCGAGCTGCTTGTTGAGGAGAAAGTCTCTCAAGTGGTACAGCTGAAAAAAGAGGTTGTGGAGCTGCAGAGGAAAGTGACGTGTCTGGAGCAGGGCCTGGGCCACATGGCCTGTGAGTTTGAAGCCGAGACGAACATGACGCTGCAGAAGGCCCTCATCTCGACGAAGGCTGGTAAAGTGGAGATTGACAAACTCCAGAAACTCCTTGACATGAAGGACCGGGAGATGAACAGGGTGAAGAAACTGGCGAAAAACATTGTGGACCAACGTACAGAGGTGGAGCGGTTCTTTCTGGAGGCACTGGACCATGCAAAGCAGGAGGTCAGAAGCAGCAGGGCACAATACAAGCAGGCAGCCCAGGTAGCCTATCAGAGGAAGATGCAGGAGGCTtatgcaggaaaagaagagcatcCTAAAATCAGGACTTTCACCAAGAATGAACACAGCACTAACAACGTGTACCAAGACCTGAGGGAAGCAGAGAACTGGtatgttttggtttcagttagcATTCACTGTTGCAGAACAAGACGACTCCTTAAGCACATAACCGGTTAGGCTAGAGCTCAATTAGCATAGTATAGCCTGAAATGGCCTAAACGTATCCAAAGGGGGTCTTATCTGTTGTcatcagttgtttttttgttttgtttttacattcaaACAAATTTACTATACTGATAAACAGGAGATACTCAACAGCAGCTTCTTGGTTTTTCCTGGTCTGGGTGTAAAAGATACAAGCATATTTAAATGTGATTGATATTGAAATGGTCAAGCACGCAAATTATAACATAattcatgttattactttatatgtGGTTATATTCAGATGTTTtagcattattttgtttttattttttataatgtttttattactCCGTAGTTTGAGTTGTGTTTTGTTCAATAAGcgtttgcatttatattttttgcaGGGCAAACGTGCAGAGCAACAGGGTGGACATTTCTGAACTGACGTGGGAGCAGAAAGAGAAAGTACTGCGGGTAGTCTTTGCTAAAATGAACGGACTCAAAACAAGGTATCCTGTTAATCTAGAATTTACATAGTTTCTGTACCCCGAAACCTTACTTCTAGATACTGTACTGACTCCAAACGCCAAAACACCCTATCAATGTGCCATCATATAAAAATGTCATCTGCCGTGTCTCAGCGGCATaatacacagtatttttttttttttttaggaaaccaGCACGAGACCTGTCTTTATCAGCACCAACTGAAAGAAGCATTAAAGACAAAGAAGATCCTGGGTAAGGAGATTGTAACCTTCTCATCTCAGGTAGCACTGCTTATGTGTTTGAAGCCTATTCTCCTTAAAACGCTCGAAGGTAGGCTTTGAAGTCAACAAAGTTGCGTGTGGATTGACAGTAAAATATCATTTGTTTTTCAGGTCTCTGATTCAGGATAACAACCCGAGTCTGACTTTCATAACCCAGGCTCCACTGCCTGGGATCCCTTCTCAGGGAAGCATTCTCCCAGATATTCAGGCTAGCTGACACTGTCAAGAAGGCTTATATACCTCGGCCCTATTCGACTGAACACTCCTGAACTGTACTAAAAAATATACATAACCTTTAGATATTCTAATACTGGAAAATAGACTTGTGCAATTCTTCATGAAGTGTTCTATTTTAAcccttttttttgaaaaaaacaaataaaactattgttttatgtttgtctACACAAATAGATTTAAAATATACCAGTAATTAGAACATGAAACAGGCCCAGATGTTACATTGAACACTGAACTTTACACGGATGGATCAAACCCCTAAACAATCATGATCACCTCTTGATACAATCTCGACATTAAggctcatttgttttgttttcttgcgATTTTCTTCCTCCAGCGATTCTATGGCCGTATTATgcgtgtttgtgtctgtctggcAGGGGGATCCTCTCGTAGCAGCTGTGCTTAGCGTCCCATGGTGGGCATAACAACAGCAGGGCTTCCCAAAGTGGAATCTTCCTCCTTCCACTGGGATGTGACAGTCTTGATCTGGGTGTAAAACTGAATTCCCTAGGGGTtggggaaaaaacacaaaacacacactcaaaactGTACCAGCACTAGCACTTAAAATGAGCAAACTCCAGTGAACTGTTCAAATGAAGTAAGTAAACTGAATTAAGCTAGGAATTGAATTGATTTAGTAGACAAAGGTTCCAAAAACTGCCTTTGATCTGACCCTTTACAGTTTAAAAGCCcagattaacatgtatttatttatttattgcaccaTGTTGTGGTTTTCATGTTAACAGTTGTGCAATTTTAATGAAAGAAGCAGAGGTATTCATTTTAAGGTGGAGAAGAAACCGATAGGAAATCAGCAACATCTGGTCATTCTCACGAACTTTTTGTTGGATCACACTTGCCTTGTTTGCTATTCAGCCATGAACCTGGTCAATTCCACTTACCTGTTTCCCATAGAAGTTGGTATCTCCTCTGAACGAGTCTCGAGAGCCAGTGAAAGAGAACATGGGCAGAGGGACGGGAATAGGTACATTGACACCAatctaaaacaaagaaaacatctgataaactggggggggggggggggcacttcaGCATACCCATGATAATCTCAATGCAAATCAGTTAAGctgttttacttttatttctcATCTCTGCTGTTAAAACTGTCACCACTTCCTTTTCTAGTTATAACGCAGCCCCTTACCTGCCCAACGTCGACTCCATGTGTGTACTTGCGTGCTGTAGCTCCATTGGTGGTGAAGATGGCTGTTCCATTGCCATAGCGGTTATTGTTCACTATGTCGATGGCTTCGTCAAGACTGTCTGCCTCTAGAACTACCAGCACCGGCCCAAAGATCTCCTCAGTGTAGCACTTCATGTGAGGCTGCAGGGAAGGGAACAGAAACCAGGCAGTGCGTTTAGATTGTGCTCGGTAGCTTTTATACTTATGGTGAGCATGAAAcacaaatgattattattatgacaggTGAAAATAGTATAATTAAAGAAGAGATTCTAAACCACGAAAGGAAGGAACAATGTGTTCATAGCACAGATAATTTCAGGACACTTCAGTCTTCTGCATCAATTCCTGTACCTGTCCTTCCTTACCTTGACGTTAGCCAGAATGGTGGGTCCCACAAAGTTGCCACTTTCATAGCCCTTCACCTGCACGCTCCTGCCGTCCAGGAGCAGGGATGCGCCCTCGTCCACTCCGCTCTGGATGAGCTCGGTCACACGGTTTCTGGCCTGCGGGGAGATCAGGGGACCGACATCTGCCCCTGGCTGGTCACCTGGGAGATTCGAGGGGTCAAGGGTCAATACCAGAACCAGAACTCTGCCAAGGACGAAACTGACTGCAAACCTTTCAATGCCATCTCTGCTCTAATAAACTGTGTACGTTGATAAAACCAAAGAATTAAAACTTATACCGAGAAATAAAAAAGTGGTATATACTGTAAAccaataaaatatactgtagacCCCATTTATTGCCTTTGCTATAATAGCAGTCCGTAGAAGTAGGAATTGCACGAAGACCAGTCTGCAGTGGAGTACTCTTTCCTAGGCCTGTTTACAATACGGTGGTAAGTTAAGAATATCTGCCCATTCCTAAATGGACATGTATGGTCTCTCCTGTCGAATGTAACTGAAACTCAGTACCCAACACAAGGTCTCCAGACAAGCCCTCATTTTCTACCCAAGCGCCTACCTGCATTGACTTTGAGTTTTTTGGACTTGTCCACCAGCTCTGGCAGCCACTTCTTTGCCTCCCCCACTAGGATTGCTGTGGAGAGGGCCATGCAGCGCTGGCCTGCAGCTCCGAATGCTGCCCCCACAAGCTGGTTCAGCGTGTTCTCCTTGTTAGCATCGGGCATCACTACTCCGTGGTTCTTGGCTccctgaaaaacacagacaactgTTTTGCCATTTGACAAGAATCTGCTTCACAACTTGATGTGAAACAGCCAGGGAACAGCGCAGGCGGTTAGGGAGTGGTACACCAGCCATGTAGTCCCTCATGTAAATGTCAACACTAATCTAATTTTCTACTGTTTGGTGCCATCTGCTGACCAAAACCTGAAACAGCGTGGCTTTTGAAAGGGGTAAACTGAGCCAGCAAGCAAGCATTATGTAATCCAGACAAGGGCAACTCTAGACCTGGGAGGCCATTTTACCCCAGGTGAAACTGACATCATGAAGTCGTTAAACGCTGAAGGGCCTGTAATAAATGTTCTTTTAGTAAATCGCTGCTACCAATCACACAAAAAATACATCTGAGCCTTTATCATGTGAGATTTGCAAATGAAGCTACAATCGTTGTCATTGGAATAAACTAGGCTTCACTGTACCATGTTGGACTGCACCCTCTTGCCATTCTTGGACCCTCTCTCGTAGATGTACTCCCCAGCCTGGTTTGATCCCACAAAGCTGATGGCCTTGATAGCAGGATGATCACAGATAAAATTCACAGCTAAGGGTAAAAAGATAACATTAGTAATCAATTAAAATTCCAATAAataaatcagggatggaaataagacttctattgcgtaacagtttcacccataccaggttttactatgagcttgataagccacagtgtataggtaacaagctcaggtgtgttctattaaactcacagtaaccAAAActaggactggatcaaactgctatgcaatgggatttTTTCCCATGCTTATTTCCAAAATAAACGGAGTTGCCCTTACCATCATGTTGCCCGTGAATAATGTTCAGAGTGCCATCGGGGGCGCCCGAGTCCTGCAGCAGCTTGGCGAGCAGCATGGTGGCCCCAGGCACTCGCTCCGAGGGCTTCATCAGGTAGGTGTTTCCACACACCAAGCCCATCGGGTACATCCAGAGCGGGATCATGGCTGGGAAGTTGAAGGGTGCGATGCCGGCACACACCCCCAGGGGGAGCCGGTAGGTGTAGGAGTCCATGTCCTTGGTGATGGAGGGCAGAGTCTCCCCCAGCATTAGAGACGTAATGCTGCAGGTGTGCTCGACCACCTCTGAAGGGAAAATCAAGAAGGTATTTAAGGGCTgcacaaaaagacaaaaacaccCGATATCCATTATATTGTACACTGCTGTGTAAACGGGTGTCCCTAACATGGCTCATTTGTTACGCAAAGGAAATCCCCGATATATGTCAGCTTGTCATGACTGGCAAGATGGCATAACTAACAGACACTTTGACAGGGCTGGAAGTAGGCGCTCTGTTGTAAAGGCTTCTGTATGCTAATACTTCAAAGGGGGGACTCTGGTCCAGCATGAAGACTTTGCTGCAGATTTTGCTCCCTATGTAATCGCACCTTGCCAGTGAAGTCTAATGGTTAACTTGGAGCAGTGGACTGACATAATATCCTTGTTTCAAAGTCCAGTTTGACTGCAGGTCACCTCTGAAAACAGGACTTGCGTGTCAGAGGGTCTTTATTGTCTAACTCTGGCTGTAGGGAAACGCCACAAATCTATATTGCATAAAGCGTGTAAGGATTAAGCTTTTAATCTTttgtaatacattattaatgGTCTTCATGGTACAGGGCCTTCTTATCTCAAGAACTTGCTGACTCACTATTCTTCCAGCCCATGCTTATCTGCTAAAGATTCCTAAATGCAGCTTAAAAACCGTTTGGAAGTTTAGGGTCTTCACTGGTTACCTACCCTACTCTATTTATGGAACTAACTTCCAGTCAAGACCAAGAGTACCCCGTTCTCTAAAGTCTAGATTGAAGTGCGTTCCTGCAGCTGTGTTTGATTTAAACACAAGCTCCTTATTTATTTAACACCTAGGCAGACTCAACTCGCTTTGCGCTGGCTCTTGATCTTTAGACACTGCTACACTGGATCTGCAGTCACGCTGTTTGCACAACACAGCTGAAAACTGAAATCAGGGTAAAACCAGTCTGAGACTACAGACAGTGAATTGCTTTCAGTATTACCGGTTGGAAACTCTCATTCTGAACTGCAGAGAAGGGAATAGCAGGGAGAGTGTCAGGAAAGGCATCTTGAAGactcttatgtttttatgttgcattacttttttttttttttaagccattcATTTTTTCATGAACCCGGAGCACGCCCCTCTCCCCAGTAAGCAGACTTACGCAGTCCTCGGAACACGTCTCCTTCTGCATCTGCCAGGGTCTTCCCCTGCTCCCGGGTGATTATCTTGGCTATTTCTTTCTGCAAATGAAAATTCATATTAATGTCCAGGATACAATCAAAAAACAGATCACTTGtttaactttacaaaaaaaagtaaacctTACAATACCCAATTAAAACATTCAAGCATATTATACAGAAAGCAGTCGTACAAAAATGACATAGGAGCTTACCCTGCTGTGTTCAGTGCAGTTATTTTTCCTAGTCTGCATGAGCAGTCTGAGAAGAGCTCTTTTTGTTCCTAGACCTGAATAGAAAATGAGTTGCGGTTGTCATAAACATGAAAAGGAGGAGCTCTTACCAGGTTGTCCTTGATCAGCTGCTGGTATCGGAGGAAGACCTGCTGCCGGCTCAGGATGGAGGTCCCAGACCAGCTCTGGAAGGCTGTTTTACAGGACTGCACGGCGGCCAGCATCTCCTCCTGGGTGGCCTTTGGAACACGCCCGATAACTTCATTGGTGGCCTTTGGAAAAATACAAAGACACACATATAttagatagcaaaaaaaaaaaaactttatcaaTATAAAACTTAATATACCAAACAAAACTACAAAGAGATAGTGAAGCAACTTTGCACAGTGTTTCAATCTATACACTGGAATGCACTAGCTTGGTAACTTCTAAACCATGGTGTAGACTGGAAAGATTTGCTGATTGCATCGActgatgtttattttaattaatttattttactgaaaGCTTTTACTCAAAGAGCTGCACTAGGATAAACAAAGAAAAGCCTCCCTGTCGAAAGGCATGCTTGTAACAAGCGAATATTAATACTGGCAGATTAATTACTTATAAACAAGAGAAATGACCAGAACTGTGTTTCTTGCATACATAATAAACTACAGTAACAAAATATTACATACATGTGATATCAGAAAACATCTGGAGCCTTGCTACAGTAGTGCAAAGTAAACTTGTCGAAGTTACAACCTGCAGTACTGTACAAGCCCAGCAAACTACATGTAGGGGGTGTAAATCACTACTTACCGGGTTGTGGATGTCAATCCACTCTGAGCTCTTGGATTCAACAAACTTTCCATCAATAAACAGCTTGGTTGTAGgctgtgcgagagagagagaggcaaattGTAGAGAATTAAACTctcaaacattttacagtaacaCTAACAGGCTGGTTCGGTATTTCTAGAAATCAGTTTGAGATAgctagaacaaaaaataaatcaatgaataaaatgAAGAAGACTGATGATTTAGATGAATTAACTTTTCTCAGTTAAATATGACCATCTTCCTTGAGTATAGGATAATAACATGTATGAACTCACCACTGAGGAGGAGTAGCACATCCGTCCCACTTGTACAGGTACCTGAAACCAAGAAAACCCGCTCAATAAACACAGGGTTCAGCCCCAGCACTGAACGGGTTGCTGTGCACAATGAAGTTTGCAATGGTGCAGAAGATTAACAGTCATGCTACCAGAGCTCATTATGCATGTCCCATACCAAAAGACTGGCAACACTGGAACTTCTACAGCGTTCAGTTTATGACCTCTAAAACAATGTCGGGGTCAGCTTTGAAATACAACATGTGTACCCTGGCAGCATTATCCAAAACGTGATCTTAGTTTTGAAAAGTACACAAAACCAAAGCAGCAGTCTCACACAGCAAGATTGGATTTGCAATCACTCCCAGAGATCCTAGGTCCCAGTTCAAATTCCAACAGCATTAAAAGTCAGGTTGCACGCTATCCTTTACCATGGCAAGAACCTGGAGGGGGATGTGAAAAAATATGAGCAGCAGCTGCATGGGTGTTGGAACAGATTCAGAAAGATGAGCAGGTAGGGCGACTAGATGATCTAGATCGGAGCGGTTTGAACCACTAGAAAAGCTACTACacggttttttgtttttgttttatgttgtattgACTTTATGTTTAGAGAAAGTGCAATGGGTGGTTTCATTAAGaatgtgttttgtgcagctactggcagcagCGGAATCAGCTGCCCTAGTGCCAGTAAACATACCCAGTTTTGTGGAAGAGACATGCTGTACACAGAACTATATTAAGACTTCTTCGCCTTCTGCCACCGTATTGCTTACTACTTACTAGCTACCAAACTCAACCTGACCCATGGCTACTAAATCAAATATATGGGCAAAAATAATATGCAGTATTGCTCTTAACTGAGGTAATATTATAAAACATGGTTAATGACACAGACAAAGGCTAGCTAGTGAAGCATCATTACGATATTACTGAGTTGTATTTTTTGACATTGTAACTCGTATATAGGAACGCGTTTTAATTATATGGGGGAAGAATGTCACTATTACATAActcatataaaatgtgtgtgttaatAGCATACATTACCAGTAGCGTCTAGACAAGTGCGCAAGGTTTATTTGGCACTCTACAAGATCATAAGTACAAAGAGAATCGCAAATGGACGTACGACATGTCTTTCTCCACAAACGGTACACGCGGTACGAGTACATGAAAAGGTTGCCTTACCATATTCTTCCAAACACACCTCATGATTGAGGTTGCCATGGTGAAATGGATAATTTTGAATGTCTTTTTCCTTCGGTATTACCTAACCCTCCCGACCTCCCCCTTTGAAAGTTCAACTGCAGAAGGCTCTTTCAGACCAGCTGGGAGGAACGAGAAAATAACATCCTCCTACCCGCCATTCATTCGCCAGAAAAGAAAACTCCCACCAAACGACAGCTGTGATAGGATAGTAACATCGGCGTCCATTGATTCATGGTCAAGCCCGACTTTTCAGGGATGCAAATGAAGAGCAGGCACCGCCTACTCATCGAATTCCTATTGGTCTATCGATCTGCGGTCAACTTTTATTTTCGGTTTTTGATTGGTTACTCTCAAAATCAATCTTGGAACGAACATGAACTGTACCGAGCCcttatgatttattgattgatctttgtttttacaaaaagtcGATTCTGGTTTTACCGCGCCATTAAGATGTtgtaaatgaaattaataaaatactaGAACTCTTCTAATATGTGTTTTTCTCATTGACAACAGGAAGTCCGTTGATCACGTGGTATTGTTGTTAAGATGGCGTCTCCCAGTGGAGGtaaattttaatttcaaaattgACAGtgtttgggggttttttttaacGCTTTTGCAGTTACACAACTAATCAAAGCCAAAAtagtttattgcatttttttaaatgtaaaggaaTACCCGTGTTAcgataataaaatacaatgtggTAATATGCAAAATTGAACAATTGCCAAAACGTTTGTACCGGCATTCAATGGAATTCGGGAAATCAATCAGACTTGCCTGTGTTTTGTATTGAATAATCGTTTGTGACTCCCAGCAGTTTGGATGGCAATAAAACATAGATCAcgttactgtaaaacattttcatGAAGTGTGGTTCTTTTATAACGAAGACAGTTAATCAAAGCGGTTTTTTTTTCCAAGAACATCCATTGCGACTGTCTGTTATGCATTTCATTTTCCCAGGTGAAGATTTTGAAACTTCTCTGCTGAGTTTTGAAAAGTTAGATCGTGCATCTCCAGATCTGTGGCCAGAACAATGTAAGTTCtcgttttggttttgtttcttttttttaaaaacggtaTGTTTTAATTAAGCAAACATGCAGTACATACACATGTTAATTTACACCATGACTTTCCAAATGAAATATGTTTAATACATTTGTTGAAATAATGATGCAAACGCCAAATTAATATTCCAACAATAAGTCGCTCAAAGACTTGGGAATGTTGTTTACATTCCAATAAGGAATTCAGTGTTTTCAATTCTCCTAAATACTTTGTATTTCCAAATAGCACGTCATTGCAGAACTTGACCACTAGATGGTATACACCCTGTAACAATTGCTTAAAactcaataatttttttttaaaatctctacTGTGATTTCAATCAAGAATCTGAGTGCAGGGTTCTTTGCTGTTTCTAAACATACCAAGGTGATACCTTGCTCACTGACTGTTTGACTCTCAATCGCGTACAATGTGTAAAGCATTAAGCGGAGTACTCCCCTGACACGCAGACTTGAACAATGCAATTAGTTATGACAACAGTCAGCCAACACTTTGGCTCATCATTTCTGAACAGCGTTTAGTTTTCAGTTACATGTTGTTTAATTTATTACAGTGCCGGGAGTAGCAGAATTTGCAGCCTCTTTTAAAAgtgtgagtatatatatatatgtacacttaAATTTTTTATGTCCATTAGTTGTA
The Acipenser ruthenus chromosome 18, fAciRut3.2 maternal haplotype, whole genome shotgun sequence DNA segment above includes these coding regions:
- the LOC117421211 gene encoding basal body-orientation factor 1-like isoform X1 — translated: MFDVCLPGNSSAVLSCKKLFPWRQPQCSKGKKGGKPESKIAEESDAEKAKANAALWEARLDITEQSRVEYREAARKLARANEELTSQQYRVEKDTVEIIAFLKKKEAEKDEQIAKLQQQLRDLKRQAREEKEELVSDYTQQLNELDEKFKKKSNELRMVQSEMKTIKEFRKKKAQMEKELEDIKENLYIAKKEHKEIVARMEHKFFGEKLRLEKEAEKKIAQLAERAHNEAIVQLDDAARSVFKENVRLNEALSYHMKEAEELKKMTVKLAEENSDLIQKQVTSELLVEEKVSQVVQLKKEVVELQRKVTCLEQGLGHMACEFEAETNMTLQKALISTKAGKVEIDKLQKLLDMKDREMNRVKKLAKNIVDQRTEVERFFLEALDHAKQEVRSSRAQYKQAAQVAYQRKMQEAYAGKEEHPKIRTFTKNEHSTNNVYQDLREAENWANVQSNRVDISELTWEQKEKVLRVVFAKMNGLKTRKPARDLSLSAPTERSIKDKEDPGSLIQDNNPSLTFITQAPLPGIPSQGSILPDIQAS
- the LOC117421211 gene encoding basal body-orientation factor 1-like isoform X2, whose amino-acid sequence is MPKKKGKKGKKGKGKKGGKPESKIAEESDAEKAKANAALWEARLDITEQSRVEYREAARKLARANEELTSQQYRVEKDTVEIIAFLKKKEAEKDEQIAKLQQQLRDLKRQAREEKEELVSDYTQQLNELDEKFKKKSNELRMVQSEMKTIKEFRKKKAQMEKELEDIKENLYIAKKEHKEIVARMEHKFFGEKLRLEKEAEKKIAQLAERAHNEAIVQLDDAARSVFKENVRLNEALSYHMKEAEELKKMTVKLAEENSDLIQKQVTSELLVEEKVSQVVQLKKEVVELQRKVTCLEQGLGHMACEFEAETNMTLQKALISTKAGKVEIDKLQKLLDMKDREMNRVKKLAKNIVDQRTEVERFFLEALDHAKQEVRSSRAQYKQAAQVAYQRKMQEAYAGKEEHPKIRTFTKNEHSTNNVYQDLREAENWANVQSNRVDISELTWEQKEKVLRVVFAKMNGLKTRKPARDLSLSAPTERSIKDKEDPGSLIQDNNPSLTFITQAPLPGIPSQGSILPDIQAS
- the LOC117421202 gene encoding methylmalonate-semialdehyde dehydrogenase [acylating], mitochondrial; the encoded protein is MATSIMRCVWKNMVPVQVGRMCYSSSVPTTKLFIDGKFVESKSSEWIDIHNPATNEVIGRVPKATQEEMLAAVQSCKTAFQSWSGTSILSRQQVFLRYQQLIKDNLKEIAKIITREQGKTLADAEGDVFRGLQVVEHTCSITSLMLGETLPSITKDMDSYTYRLPLGVCAGIAPFNFPAMIPLWMYPMGLVCGNTYLMKPSERVPGATMLLAKLLQDSGAPDGTLNIIHGQHDAVNFICDHPAIKAISFVGSNQAGEYIYERGSKNGKRVQSNMGAKNHGVVMPDANKENTLNQLVGAAFGAAGQRCMALSTAILVGEAKKWLPELVDKSKKLKVNAGDQPGADVGPLISPQARNRVTELIQSGVDEGASLLLDGRSVQVKGYESGNFVGPTILANVKPHMKCYTEEIFGPVLVVLEADSLDEAIDIVNNNRYGNGTAIFTTNGATARKYTHGVDVGQIGVNVPIPVPLPMFSFTGSRDSFRGDTNFYGKQGIQFYTQIKTVTSQWKEEDSTLGSPAVVMPTMGR
- the LOC117421222 gene encoding protein lin-52 homolog isoform X1 translates to MKCGSFITKTVNQSGFFFQEHPLRLSVMHFIFPGEDFETSLLSFEKLDRASPDLWPEQLPGVAEFAASFKSPITNSPPKWMAELENDDIEMLKELGSLTTANLMEKVKGLQNLAYQLGLEESREMTRGKFLNILEKPKK